In Streptomyces ambofaciens ATCC 23877, a single genomic region encodes these proteins:
- a CDS encoding MGMT family protein, whose protein sequence is MIDNPQVLGESVLVITAEFDRWADTDGVPARDRLDILGLDATGRLVVVELKRGTADRDVHLQAITYAALVSRFDLDTLAQAHRDFLTGRGQVVELDACRQRLLDHVDGDWSPELLQRPRQVIIAADFPKQVTHTVVWLSEMNLDIDLVQVGLWKVESHLVVGFTKVYPTPEVEEFTLAPARVEAKAAAKKLEERSRARNAAHVLVAAGLLPDGTRLQLTPRHGAPQSIREAILAWVGEDDRRATAAWNNNTAKPLTWDADGRPYTPTGLANHIFKSVTGRTPDGIQGTTWWDVDTDDVPNMVDPDEWAALAGASLADLAKQLNGARRDWTSLHTLLGAIPSGQWTTYGDVASVIGSHAVPIGTHLATCGQCPNAWRVLTASGRVSAGFQWTDPTRTDAPADVLTGEGVRLDGGAAVPEARLSLEALRSLLDG, encoded by the coding sequence GTGATCGACAACCCGCAGGTCCTGGGCGAGTCGGTACTCGTGATCACCGCGGAGTTCGACCGGTGGGCCGATACGGACGGGGTGCCGGCACGGGACCGGCTGGACATTCTTGGGCTGGACGCCACCGGGCGCCTCGTGGTGGTCGAGCTGAAGCGAGGAACAGCCGACCGCGACGTACATCTGCAGGCGATTACCTACGCCGCCCTGGTGTCCCGGTTCGACCTGGACACCTTGGCCCAGGCGCACCGCGACTTCCTGACCGGAAGGGGTCAGGTCGTCGAACTCGACGCGTGCAGGCAGCGCCTCCTCGACCATGTGGACGGAGACTGGAGCCCGGAACTGCTCCAGCGCCCCCGCCAGGTGATCATCGCCGCCGACTTCCCCAAGCAGGTGACCCACACCGTGGTGTGGCTGTCGGAGATGAACCTCGACATCGACCTCGTCCAGGTGGGCCTGTGGAAGGTGGAGAGCCACCTCGTCGTCGGCTTCACCAAGGTCTATCCGACCCCGGAGGTGGAGGAGTTCACCCTCGCCCCGGCCCGGGTCGAGGCCAAGGCCGCCGCCAAGAAACTGGAAGAGCGCTCCCGGGCCCGCAACGCCGCTCACGTCCTCGTCGCCGCCGGCCTCTTGCCGGACGGGACCAGACTGCAGCTGACGCCGAGGCACGGCGCGCCGCAATCCATCCGCGAGGCCATCCTCGCCTGGGTGGGCGAGGACGACAGGCGCGCTACGGCCGCCTGGAACAACAACACCGCCAAGCCTCTGACCTGGGACGCCGATGGCAGGCCGTACACGCCGACCGGATTGGCCAACCACATCTTCAAGAGCGTGACCGGCCGGACACCTGACGGGATCCAGGGGACGACCTGGTGGGACGTCGACACCGACGACGTCCCGAACATGGTCGACCCCGATGAATGGGCGGCGTTGGCAGGGGCCAGCCTTGCGGACCTGGCCAAGCAACTCAACGGCGCCCGCAGGGACTGGACCAGTCTCCACACCCTGCTGGGTGCCATCCCCTCCGGGCAGTGGACGACCTACGGCGACGTGGCGTCCGTTATCGGCAGCCACGCCGTTCCCATCGGTACACACCTGGCCACCTGCGGTCAGTGCCCCAACGCCTGGCGGGTACTCACCGCGTCCGGTCGCGTCAGTGCAGGCTTCCAGTGGACCGATCCGACCCGCACGGATGCACCCGCGGATGTCCTGACGGGCGAGGGTGTCCGATTGGACGGTGGAGCTGCCGTTCCGGAAGCCCGCCTGTCGCTGGAGGCACTCCGGAGTCTGCTCGACGGCTGA
- a CDS encoding zinc-ribbon domain-containing protein produces MIIFGTKGYLYQLAILTLVCGGCGNPSAHTLRKRVTKFTLFFVPLFPFSTKYLTQCTFCGAEQRVTKEQAEHLQTQAVSGQAGQAYGQPQQQPYQRP; encoded by the coding sequence GTGATCATCTTCGGCACCAAGGGATACCTCTACCAGCTCGCGATACTGACGCTGGTGTGCGGCGGGTGCGGCAACCCTTCCGCGCACACGCTCAGGAAGCGCGTCACGAAGTTCACGCTGTTCTTCGTGCCGCTGTTCCCGTTCTCCACGAAGTACCTGACGCAGTGCACCTTCTGCGGCGCCGAGCAGCGGGTGACCAAGGAGCAGGCGGAGCACCTCCAGACGCAGGCCGTGAGCGGCCAGGCCGGCCAGGCGTACGGGCAGCCGCAGCAGCAGCCGTACCAGAGGCCGTGA
- a CDS encoding flotillin family protein: MSPVVIAVLGVVVLAVLLALVVVSRYKVAGPSEAFIVTGRRGKKSTDPETGRVFTDNSGQKVVVGGGVFVVPFVQQRFTLDLSSRHIPVAVRGAVTLRGVKANLEGVAIVKVGGTEDAIRAAAQRFLMQQDGIVGFTQEVLSGALRAIVGRMSVEDVIRDRAAFAGQVAEEAEASLSGQGLVLDAFQIQDITTEGSYLEDLGRPEAARAKQEADIAEAVARRAAEQARLKAEEEIAVAQRTLYLKQAEIKAETDQAAARANASGPLAEAARQQDILAEHEKVAERQAALKDRQLDTEVRKPADAQRYAAEQESEARRVARVKQAEAERAAEIAAAQAEAERARLTGEGEKQRRGALAEAEAIEGLKQGEAERSRRAAIAEAVRLEGEAEAAAIGAKGSAEAEAMRQKADAFGQYGEAAVLQMLVEVLPQVVAKASEPLAAVDKMTVISTDGASRLSRTVADNVAQGVELLNSTTGVDLASLLRNITAKDGAGTDGAPATDRDEHLDRQGRHEHLGRRDRPDPRNGKVEITG; this comes from the coding sequence ATGAGTCCTGTCGTCATCGCGGTGCTGGGAGTCGTCGTACTCGCGGTGCTGCTCGCGCTGGTGGTGGTCAGCCGCTACAAGGTGGCCGGCCCGAGCGAGGCGTTCATCGTCACGGGACGGCGCGGCAAGAAGTCCACCGATCCGGAGACGGGCCGCGTCTTCACCGACAACAGCGGCCAGAAGGTCGTCGTCGGCGGCGGTGTGTTCGTCGTGCCGTTCGTGCAGCAGCGGTTCACGCTCGACCTCTCCTCGCGGCACATCCCGGTCGCCGTGCGCGGCGCGGTGACGCTGCGCGGGGTGAAGGCCAACCTGGAGGGTGTCGCGATCGTCAAGGTCGGTGGCACCGAGGACGCGATCCGTGCCGCCGCGCAGCGGTTCCTGATGCAGCAGGACGGCATCGTCGGCTTCACCCAGGAGGTGCTGTCCGGCGCGCTGCGCGCGATCGTCGGGCGGATGTCCGTGGAGGACGTCATCCGGGACCGGGCCGCTTTCGCCGGGCAGGTCGCCGAGGAGGCGGAGGCGAGCCTGTCCGGGCAGGGCCTGGTGCTGGACGCCTTCCAGATCCAGGACATCACCACCGAGGGCTCCTACCTGGAGGACCTCGGCCGCCCCGAGGCGGCCCGCGCCAAGCAGGAGGCCGACATCGCCGAGGCCGTGGCCCGGCGGGCCGCCGAGCAGGCGCGGCTGAAGGCGGAGGAGGAGATCGCGGTCGCGCAGCGGACCCTCTATCTCAAGCAGGCCGAGATCAAGGCGGAGACCGACCAGGCGGCGGCCCGCGCCAACGCCTCCGGCCCCCTCGCCGAGGCGGCCCGGCAGCAGGACATCCTCGCCGAGCACGAGAAGGTCGCCGAGCGGCAGGCGGCGCTGAAGGACCGCCAGCTCGACACCGAGGTCCGCAAGCCGGCCGACGCGCAGCGCTACGCGGCCGAGCAGGAGTCGGAGGCCCGCCGGGTGGCGCGGGTCAAGCAGGCGGAGGCCGAGCGGGCGGCGGAGATCGCCGCGGCCCAGGCGGAGGCCGAGCGGGCCCGGCTGACCGGTGAGGGCGAGAAGCAGCGGCGTGGCGCGCTGGCCGAGGCGGAGGCCATCGAGGGCCTCAAGCAGGGTGAGGCCGAGCGTTCCCGGCGCGCGGCGATCGCCGAGGCCGTACGGCTGGAGGGCGAGGCGGAGGCCGCCGCGATCGGCGCCAAGGGGTCGGCGGAGGCCGAGGCGATGCGGCAGAAGGCCGACGCCTTCGGGCAGTACGGCGAGGCGGCCGTGCTCCAGATGCTGGTCGAGGTGCTGCCGCAGGTGGTGGCCAAGGCGTCCGAGCCACTCGCGGCCGTGGACAAGATGACGGTCATCTCGACGGACGGCGCGAGCCGGCTGTCGCGCACGGTCGCCGACAACGTGGCGCAGGGCGTGGAACTGCTCAACTCGACCACGGGTGTCGACCTGGCGTCCCTGCTGAGGAACATCACGGCGAAGGACGGCGCCGGCACGGACGGCGCGCCCGCGACGGACCGCGACGAACACCTCGATCGTCAGGGCCGCCACGAACACCTCGGCCGCCGGGACCGTCCGGACCCGCGCAACGGCAAGGTGGAGATCACGGGCTGA
- a CDS encoding helix-turn-helix domain-containing protein, producing the protein MPIVVDIDVMLAKRKMSVGDLAERVGITPANLAVLKNGRAKAVRFTTLAALCDVLECQPGDLLRWETGGVDAG; encoded by the coding sequence ATGCCGATCGTCGTCGACATCGACGTGATGCTGGCGAAGCGCAAGATGTCCGTGGGCGACCTCGCGGAGCGCGTCGGCATCACCCCCGCCAACCTGGCGGTGCTCAAGAACGGCCGCGCCAAGGCGGTGCGTTTCACGACGCTCGCCGCCCTGTGCGACGTGCTCGAGTGCCAGCCGGGCGACCTGCTGCGCTGGGAGACCGGGGGCGTGGACGCGGGCTGA
- a CDS encoding PIG-L family deacetylase, with protein MTDRPLTLMAVHAHPDDEATGTGGVLARYAAEGIRTVLVTCTDGGCGDGPGGVKPGDPGHDPAAVALMRRQELKASCDVLKVSDLEMLDYADSGMMGWPSNDAPGSFWQTPVEEGAARLAELMRHYRPDVVVTYDENGFYGHPDHIQAHRITMAALEMTELTPKVYWTTMPRSGMQRFGEIMREFHPDMPEPDPAEAAAMAEIGLPDEEITTWVDTSAFSGQKFDALAAHASQGENIFFLKMGQERFGELMGVETFVRVQDTTGEDVPENDLFAGLR; from the coding sequence ATGACTGACCGGCCCTTGACGCTCATGGCGGTGCACGCCCACCCCGACGACGAGGCCACCGGAACCGGAGGGGTCCTCGCGCGGTACGCGGCGGAAGGCATCCGCACGGTTCTCGTGACCTGTACCGACGGCGGTTGCGGTGACGGGCCGGGGGGCGTCAAGCCAGGCGATCCCGGGCACGATCCGGCGGCCGTCGCGTTGATGCGACGTCAAGAACTCAAGGCGAGCTGTGACGTCCTGAAGGTCAGCGATCTGGAGATGCTGGACTATGCCGACTCCGGGATGATGGGCTGGCCGAGCAACGACGCCCCCGGATCCTTCTGGCAGACCCCCGTGGAGGAAGGCGCGGCCCGACTCGCGGAACTCATGCGGCACTACCGACCTGATGTGGTCGTCACCTACGACGAGAACGGCTTCTACGGCCACCCCGACCACATCCAGGCCCACCGCATCACGATGGCGGCGCTGGAGATGACCGAGCTGACACCGAAGGTGTACTGGACCACGATGCCCCGCTCCGGGATGCAGCGGTTCGGGGAGATCATGCGCGAGTTCCATCCGGACATGCCGGAGCCGGATCCTGCCGAGGCCGCCGCGATGGCCGAGATCGGCCTCCCCGACGAAGAGATCACCACGTGGGTGGACACCTCCGCCTTCAGCGGCCAGAAGTTCGACGCGCTGGCCGCGCACGCCAGTCAGGGCGAGAACATCTTCTTCCTCAAGATGGGCCAGGAGAGGTTCGGCGAGTTGATGGGCGTGGAGACGTTCGTACGTGTACAGGACACCACCGGCGAGGACGTGCCCGAGAACGATCTCTTCGCCGGCCTGCGCTGA
- a CDS encoding DUF2975 domain-containing protein — MGQLTVLALRGVIGVLLAGSVFIQVVLLWLLAAGTGDPDAALADVRTPVFVIVVLGALAAETVLVCVWRLVTMVRRGTVFSLHAFRYVHVVIGAFVAAALLVLTLGVVLAPGEAVAPGIVLMLGGVAVAVLGVALVVLVLRMLLAQAVARDIEAARMRAELAEVI, encoded by the coding sequence ATGGGACAGCTGACGGTCCTCGCACTGCGCGGCGTCATCGGAGTGCTGCTGGCGGGCTCGGTGTTCATTCAGGTGGTGCTGCTCTGGCTGCTGGCGGCCGGGACCGGTGACCCGGACGCCGCCCTGGCGGACGTACGCACGCCGGTCTTCGTGATCGTCGTGCTGGGAGCGCTGGCCGCCGAGACCGTGCTGGTCTGCGTCTGGCGGCTGGTGACCATGGTGCGGCGCGGCACCGTGTTCTCCCTCCACGCCTTCCGGTACGTCCACGTCGTGATCGGCGCCTTCGTCGCGGCCGCGCTCCTGGTCCTCACCCTCGGGGTCGTCCTGGCGCCCGGCGAGGCCGTCGCGCCCGGCATCGTCCTCATGCTGGGCGGGGTCGCGGTGGCGGTGCTGGGCGTCGCGCTGGTCGTGCTGGTCCTGCGGATGCTGCTGGCCCAGGCCGTCGCGCGGGACATCGAGGCGGCGCGGATGCGGGCCGAGCTGGCAGAGGTGATCTGA
- a CDS encoding PucR family transcriptional regulator, translating to MAEQRETHGQTHGPREPYLSGYAEILAGVAATGRRLTRDELQERRHLGERAAEAGRSLRSLVRLHLDATRASWPGAAGSGTADGVLAAVAQAVDAFAEGYERAQRLAVRQEEAARREFIDDLLYGRSDLGRLAERAVRFGLVLSRAHAVAVAEGPEAYDDTAPVTRLVETALISRFGDRRVLITTKNGQLICIAPGDQDEVLAFFAKQAYAATEGSRVAIGRPRSGAGGVVHSYEEALSTLELAERLELDEPVLRAADLLVYPVLTRDRQAMADLVLSVLGPLRGARGGAGPLLRTLEAYFDAGCTSAEAARRLKLSVRALTYRLDRIHQLTGANPADPVHRYTLQTAVIGARLLNWPAQEI from the coding sequence GTGGCGGAGCAGCGGGAGACGCACGGGCAGACACACGGGCCGCGGGAGCCGTACCTGTCCGGGTACGCCGAGATCCTCGCGGGCGTCGCGGCGACGGGACGCCGACTGACCCGCGACGAGCTGCAGGAACGCCGGCACCTCGGTGAGCGGGCCGCGGAGGCCGGGCGCAGCCTGCGCAGTCTCGTACGGCTGCACCTGGACGCCACGCGCGCCTCGTGGCCCGGCGCGGCGGGCTCCGGCACCGCGGACGGCGTGCTCGCCGCCGTCGCCCAGGCCGTCGACGCCTTCGCCGAGGGGTACGAGCGCGCCCAGCGCCTCGCCGTACGGCAGGAGGAGGCCGCGCGGCGGGAGTTCATCGACGACCTGCTCTACGGACGCAGCGACCTGGGCCGGCTCGCCGAACGCGCCGTGCGCTTCGGCCTGGTCCTCTCCCGCGCCCACGCCGTCGCGGTGGCCGAGGGCCCGGAGGCCTACGACGACACCGCGCCGGTGACCCGGCTCGTGGAGACCGCGCTCATCTCCCGTTTCGGCGACCGGCGCGTCCTGATCACCACCAAGAACGGGCAGCTGATCTGCATCGCGCCCGGTGACCAGGACGAGGTCCTCGCCTTCTTCGCCAAGCAGGCGTACGCCGCCACGGAGGGCAGCCGGGTGGCGATCGGGCGCCCCCGGTCCGGCGCGGGCGGCGTGGTGCACAGCTACGAGGAGGCCCTGAGCACCCTCGAACTCGCCGAGCGGCTGGAGCTCGACGAGCCCGTGCTGCGCGCCGCCGACCTGCTCGTCTACCCGGTGCTCACCCGTGACCGGCAGGCCATGGCCGACCTGGTGCTGAGCGTGCTGGGACCGCTGCGCGGCGCCCGCGGCGGCGCCGGGCCGCTGCTGCGGACGCTGGAGGCGTACTTCGACGCCGGCTGTACCTCGGCCGAGGCCGCCCGGCGGCTGAAGCTCAGCGTGCGGGCCCTCACCTACCGGCTGGACCGCATCCACCAGCTGACCGGCGCCAACCCCGCCGACCCCGTGCACCGCTACACCCTGCAGACCGCGGTCATCGGGGCCCGGCTGCTGAACTGGCCCGCCCAGGAGATCTGA